In Fusobacterium perfoetens, the sequence GAAGGAAAAGGACAATCATCTGAAATTGTTGCAACAAAAATAGATGTTATCCAAAAAGCAAGCTTAGATTATCCACTACAAAACAAAAGACAAACATTTGAATATTTAAGAGATATTGCACACTTAAGACCAAGAACAAATACTTTCTCAGCAGTATTTAGAGTAAGATCAGTTCTAGCTTATGCAATACATAAATTTTTCCAAGAACAAAACTTCATATATGTACATACTCCAATTATAACTTCTTCTGACTGTGAGGGAGCTGGAGAGATGTTTAGAGTTACAACTCTAGACCTTAACAAACTTCCTAAAAAAGAAGATGGAAAAGTTGATGACTCAAAAGACTTCTTTGGAAAAACAACTAGCTTAACAGTTAGTGGACAATTAAATGCTGAAACTTATTGTTCAGCATTTAGAAATATCTATACATTTGGACCAACATTCAGAGCTGAAAACTCTAATACATCAAGACACGCTGCTGAATTCTGGATGATAGAACCTGAAATCGCTTTTGCTGACTTAACAGCTAATATGGATTTAGCTGAGGCTATGGTAAAATATATCATAAAATATGTAATGGACAACTGTCCTGAAGAAATCGCTTTCTTTAACCAATTTATAGAAAAAGGTTTAATCGACAAATTAAACAACGTATTAAACAACGAATTTGCAAGAGTAACTTATACAGAGGCAATAGATATATTACTAGCATCTGGACAAAAATTTGACTATCCTGTTAAATGGGGAATCGACTTACAAAGTGAACACGAAAGATTCTTAGCAGAAAAACACTTTGGAAAACCAGTATTCTTAGTAGACTATCCAAAAGAAATAAAAGCATTCTATATGAAACTTAACGAAGATGGAAAAACTGTAAGAGCTATGGACTTATTAGCACCAGGAATCGGAGAAATCATCGGAGGTTCTCAAAGAGAAGACGACGTTGAAATCCTAGAAAGAAAAATGGACGAATGTGGACTTAGCAAAGAGGATTACAAATTCTATCTTGACTTAAGAAGATTTGGAAGTTTCCCTCACTCTGGATATGGTTTAGGATTTGAAAGAATGATGATGTACATTACAGGTATGACAAATATCCGTGACGTAATCCCATTCCCAAGAACTCCAGGTAATGCTGAATTCTAATAAA encodes:
- the asnS gene encoding asparagine--tRNA ligase, with the translated sequence MKVTVRELYRKEKELLGKEIEISGWVRKLRDQKNFGFIEVNDGSFFKGIQVVYGAELENFEEISHLSISSSIRVCGVFKESEGKGQSSEIVATKIDVIQKASLDYPLQNKRQTFEYLRDIAHLRPRTNTFSAVFRVRSVLAYAIHKFFQEQNFIYVHTPIITSSDCEGAGEMFRVTTLDLNKLPKKEDGKVDDSKDFFGKTTSLTVSGQLNAETYCSAFRNIYTFGPTFRAENSNTSRHAAEFWMIEPEIAFADLTANMDLAEAMVKYIIKYVMDNCPEEIAFFNQFIEKGLIDKLNNVLNNEFARVTYTEAIDILLASGQKFDYPVKWGIDLQSEHERFLAEKHFGKPVFLVDYPKEIKAFYMKLNEDGKTVRAMDLLAPGIGEIIGGSQREDDVEILERKMDECGLSKEDYKFYLDLRRFGSFPHSGYGLGFERMMMYITGMTNIRDVIPFPRTPGNAEF